The segment ACCCGCGTTCTGGCCGTCTTCGTTCCCCAGGCGCCCTATGTGCTGGCTGCTCCGGACGGCGCGGTCATCACCTGGGACGGTGCCCATCTGGTCCCGGTCACTCCGGCTGAAGCCGAGCCGGTGGCGGATCAGGACTACACGGCGGTCGTGCCGCCCGACGCCTCACTGGCGGATCTGGACCCGGCCGAGGTCGCGCGGCTGCGTGGCCTGGGCCGGCAGGGCGGCGCCGCCAGCCTGCCGGACCTGGACTTTCTGCGCGAGCTGGGGCTGATTGTGCCCAGTGCCGGGGCCCTGCGGCCGACCCTGGCGGCCATCATGCTGGCTGGGACTCCTGCCGCGCTGCGGGCGCACGTGCCTCAGGCCGAGGTGTGCTTTTACCATCACGCCACCAGCGACGTGGAGTTCCAGTTCCGCGAAGACCTGCTGCGTCCGATTCCCGCGCTGCTGACCCGTCTGGCCGAGCTGATCCAGGCCCGCAACCGGTTTACGCCGGTGCAGGTGGGCCTTTTCCGCATTGAGGTGTGGGATCAGGACGAGGCGGTGTACCGAGAAGCCCTGCTCAATGCCCTGACGCACCGTGACTACACCCTGCGCGACGCCGTGCACGTGCACCACTATCCGGACCGGCTGGAGATCATGAATCCGGGAGGGCTGCCGGGCGGCATCACGCCAAACAACATCCTGCGCCATCAGCCCAAACGCCGCAATCCGCTGCTGGCCGAAGTGCTGTCGCGCCTGGGCCTCGTCGAGCGCGCCGGGGTGGGCGTGGACAAGATGTATGGGCTGATGCTGCGTCACGGCAAGGAGCCGCCGGAATACACCACCTACGCTGACGCCGTCACGCTGACCCTGCACAGCCCCGGCTTCGATGCCGAATTCGTCCGTTTTGTGGCCCGCAAGCAGGAGGACATGCAGACCCTATCGCTGGACATGCTGATAGTCCTGAGCCTGCTGATGCGCGAAGGCGAGGCGACCCGCGCGGTTCTGGCCCGCGCCCTGCAACTGCCCGAGGACCGGACCCCCCGCCTGCTGCGGGGCATGGAGGACCATGGCCTGATCGCCCGGTCCGGGGTGGGCCGTGGCATCGCCTATACCCTGAGCAGCGAGGTGCGCCGCACGCTGGGCCGTGACATTCAGATCGCGGTACCCATTGGAATGGGGACTGCTGTAGAGGCCGCAGTTCCTGTTGTTTCGGCCGGTGCGCCCGTGGCCATGGTGCCAGCGGGCCCCCCGGCCGCTTCCAGGCCCAAAGCGAGCCGTCAGTCTCTCGACAGTGCCGGGCCTACCGGAGCAGAGGTACGCGCAATAGCTCTGGCCCTGGCACGGGAACGTGGCCGCGTGCGCAACGTGGACCTGCGCCTGACCTGCGGTCTGAATACCCAGCAGGCGTGGCGGGCGCTGCGGTCCCTGGTCCAGGCCGGGCTGCTGCGCAAGCTGGGCACCGGCACCCGCGACGCTGCGTACGAACTGTCCTGAGGGTCAGATGCCAGACATGTGAATTGACACCGTCTGCAGGCAGGTGTAGCCTTCATTCACCAGAATTTACAACCGTGTGGAACCGCTTCCGCCGTTGGAACGGGCTGTGCAGGGCTTTCACACAGGAGGGCACATGAAGAAAGCGATTGCTATCGTAGGTCTCACCACAGCTCTCGCCGCAGCCAGCCAGGCCGGGGCCGTCACAGTGACTCTTGCCTGCGGGACCGTGGGACAGGAGCTGCAGTTGTGCAAGGAAGGTGCTGCCCGCTGGGCCAAGAAGACGGGCAATACCGTCAAGATCTTTGAGAGCCCCAACCTGACGAACGACCGCCTTGGCCTGTACCAGCAGCAGCTGGCCGCCAAGAGCAGCGATATCGACGTGTATCAGCTCGACGTGGTCTGGCCCGGCCTCCTGTCCCAGCACTTCGTCGACCTCAAGGGCAAGATTCCCGCCAGTGAAGTCAACGCGCATTTCAAAGGCATCGTGGCGGCGAACACCGTGGGCGGCAAGCTGGTGTCCATGCCGTGGTTCACCGACGCCGGGCTGCTGTACTACCGCACCGACCTGCTGAAGAAGTACGGCTACAAGGCTCCCCCCAAGACCTGGGCGGAACTGGCCACCATGGCCCGCAAGATCCAGAGCGGCGAGCAGAAGACCAACAAGGCCTTTGCCGGCTTTGTCTTCCAGGGCAAGAACTATGAGGGCCTGACCTGTGACGCGCTGGAATGGGTCTCCTCCTTCGGCGGCGGCACCATCGTTGACGAGAGCGGCAAGATCACCATCAACAACCCCAAGGCAGCCCTGGCGCTAGACACCGCCGCAGGTTGGATCCGTGACATCAGCCCCAAAGGCGTCACGACCTACGATGAGGAACCGTCCCGCGGGATCTTCCAGTCGGGCAACGCGGCGTTCATGCGCAACTGGCCCTATGCCTGGGCCCTGGGCCAGAGTGCCGACAGCAAGGTCAAGGGCAAGATCGGCGTGGCGCCCCTACCTGCCGGTGTGGGCGGCAAGCCGGCAGCGACGCTCGGTGGCTGGAACCTCGGTGTGAGCCAGTACTCCAAGAACCAGGCCGCCGCGATTGACCTCGTGCGCTACCTGACCGGCCCTGCCGAGCAGAAGATTCGCGCCATCGAAGGTGCGTACAACCCCACCATCACTGCCCTGTATCAGGACAAGGCCATCCTGGCGAAGAACCCCTTCTTCGGCAGCCTGTACGGCGTGTTCACCAACGCGGTCGCGCGTCCTTCCGGCCCGACCAAGAGCAAGTACAACCAGGTCTCCCAGGCCTTCAGCACGACAGTCAGCAGCGTGCTCAACGGCAACATGAAGGGCCAGGCGGCTGTGGCCAAACTTTCGACCGACCTCGCGCGCATCAAGGGCCGCGGCTGGTAAGCCTGACCGGGACGCTGTAGGGTGCAGGTCCCTGGGGGACGTCCACGAGTTGGGCGTCTCCCCTTTTTATGGCATTCTCTTCAGATTCGCTCCAGCCGGCCTTCACACGCGCTGACACCCCCGGGTGCAGGCTGAGAGAGCCTTATCTTCAGATTCTGTCCGTTCTCGTTTCTACCGCGCCGCCTCTGCGGCTCGCCTTGCCCGGGTGCCGGGCAGGACAGGGGGCAAATTCATGACGACCAAGGTTACACCCACCGCAGTACCCCCGACCCGCAGGCGGGGGATAGAGGCGGCCCGCGCCCGGCAGGCGTTCTGGCTGCTGTTGCCCACCCTGATCGCCATCGCGCTGGTCGCGGGATATCCCCTGTACCGCACGATCTACTTTTCGCTGTTCGAAGC is part of the Deinococcus malanensis genome and harbors:
- a CDS encoding ATP-binding protein, whose amino-acid sequence is MTQGAAHAISPLGVLPSAGPTCIHLPLNVTPQDLARHAVGLANARGGTVLVGADLVGATAPAERDAGELHPLMVTHAIFELSGGRLTVNVQHHRLPGGTRVLAVFVPQAPYVLAAPDGAVITWDGAHLVPVTPAEAEPVADQDYTAVVPPDASLADLDPAEVARLRGLGRQGGAASLPDLDFLRELGLIVPSAGALRPTLAAIMLAGTPAALRAHVPQAEVCFYHHATSDVEFQFREDLLRPIPALLTRLAELIQARNRFTPVQVGLFRIEVWDQDEAVYREALLNALTHRDYTLRDAVHVHHYPDRLEIMNPGGLPGGITPNNILRHQPKRRNPLLAEVLSRLGLVERAGVGVDKMYGLMLRHGKEPPEYTTYADAVTLTLHSPGFDAEFVRFVARKQEDMQTLSLDMLIVLSLLMREGEATRAVLARALQLPEDRTPRLLRGMEDHGLIARSGVGRGIAYTLSSEVRRTLGRDIQIAVPIGMGTAVEAAVPVVSAGAPVAMVPAGPPAASRPKASRQSLDSAGPTGAEVRAIALALARERGRVRNVDLRLTCGLNTQQAWRALRSLVQAGLLRKLGTGTRDAAYELS
- a CDS encoding ABC transporter substrate-binding protein, encoding MKKAIAIVGLTTALAAASQAGAVTVTLACGTVGQELQLCKEGAARWAKKTGNTVKIFESPNLTNDRLGLYQQQLAAKSSDIDVYQLDVVWPGLLSQHFVDLKGKIPASEVNAHFKGIVAANTVGGKLVSMPWFTDAGLLYYRTDLLKKYGYKAPPKTWAELATMARKIQSGEQKTNKAFAGFVFQGKNYEGLTCDALEWVSSFGGGTIVDESGKITINNPKAALALDTAAGWIRDISPKGVTTYDEEPSRGIFQSGNAAFMRNWPYAWALGQSADSKVKGKIGVAPLPAGVGGKPAATLGGWNLGVSQYSKNQAAAIDLVRYLTGPAEQKIRAIEGAYNPTITALYQDKAILAKNPFFGSLYGVFTNAVARPSGPTKSKYNQVSQAFSTTVSSVLNGNMKGQAAVAKLSTDLARIKGRGW